AAAAATTTTAGATTCTCAAGGACCGTCAGTTCCTCGTACAACGAGAACCGCTGCGGAAGGTAGCCGATGCAGGAACGGGCCTGCTCGACTTGCTTGGGGATCGGCCAACCGGCTGCGGCGATCCTTCCCGAGGTGGGTGCGACCGCCCCGCACAGCAGGCGCATCAGCGTGGTTTTGCCGGCGCCGTCCGGGCCGACCAAGCCGTAAATTTCGCCCGCCGCCACGCGCAGGGTGACGCCGTCGACGGCCCGCGTTCCGCCGAAGGCCTTGACGACGTTTTCCGCTTCGATCGCGTTTTTTTTCTCTGCGTCTGTCATTTGCTTGCGTATCCATCCCCCCTCTCCCATCCCCCCTGCCCGTTATACGGGCAGGGGGGATGGGAGAGGGGGGATGGGGCGGCGTCCGCTTATTCGCCGAAGGTCACATCCGCCGGCATCCCGGGTTTGAGGTCCGATCCCGAGCCGGTTACGGTGATTTCCACAGCGAAGACCGTCGTCCGGCGGCCTTCTTCGGTCTGGACATTGCGCGGCGTGAACTGCGCCCGATCGGCGATGCGGGTCACCGAACCGGAAAAGGTCCGTCCGGGGAAAGAATCGACCGCGATCGCGACGGTCCCGCCCAGCCGGATCTCGCCGTAGCGGTCCTCCGGGATGTAGACGGTGATGGTCAGGCGGTCGAGCCGGCCGAGAATCAGCGCGGTGGAGCCGGCGGCGGCGATCTCGCCCGGTTCGACGCTGCGAACGATTACGGTGCCGTCCGAGGGGGCGGTCACGGTCAGCTTGCCGATCTGCGCGTCGATCGAATCGAGCTGGGCCTGCGCTTGGGCAACGGCCTGCTCCGCCTGCGCCACGGCCGCTTCGGCCTGTTGAACGGCGGCCGCGGCGAGTTTCACGGCGTACGAATCCTCGCCGGTGTGCAGCCGGGCGAGCCGCTCGAGGGCGGCCAAGTAGCGTTCCTCCGCCGCGCGGAGACGGGCCCGGGCTTCGATCAGCGTCCGTCCTTGCTCGGTTTGGAGCGATTCGTCGTAAGCTTGCTGGGCGCTTTCCAGATCGTCCCGTGCGGAGTCGAACTGCTCCTGGGCGGCGTCGATCAGATCGGAATCCCCGGCGGCTCTCGCCTTGGCGAGCGCGTCCTGACTCGTGAGGTACGCCGCGCGCGCCTGCGCCAGGCGCTGTTCGGCGGCGAGGATCCCGGCGTAATCCGGATCATTCATCAGGCGCTGCAGGTTTTCGCGCTCGGTCTCGAGGGCCTTGCCGGCGGCTTCCACCTCCGCTTCCATCGCGGCAATCTGTTCTTGCTTGGTGAAATACCAGGCCGGCAGTTCGAACTCCGGCGGCTGGTAACCCGCGGGCGATGGCGTGCACGAAGGCGATTCAGCCAGCCGGGCGGCCTCCAGAATTTGTTGATATTGGATCTGCGCGGTTGTCGAAGCGGCGCGGGCGGTTTCCAGCCCGGCCTGGGCGGCGGCCCGGCCGGCTTCCGCCTGAGTGCGCTGGGCTTGAAGCAGCGTGCCGTCCAGCCGGAACAGCGCTTGGCCGGCGGCGACGGTCTCCCCCTGGTCGACCATTACCTCGGCGACCTTGCCGGAAAATTCCGGCGAGATGACCACCTCCACCGCCTCGACGGTTCCGGAAGCGGTGATCGGGCCGCGGGTTTGGGACCCGTTGCGGGAAACAAAATACCAGGCGGCGGCGGCTCCGGCCAGGAGCACGACGGCCGCCGCCGGGAGCAGGCGACGCAGGTTTGCTTTCATGGCTGCACCTCTTGAATCCATTTTAGATTGCCGAATCCTCCCCGGCCTTCGGTTGCCGGAGATGGGAAGCGGTTAATCCAACCGCTTGCGGAACCTCAGCGCGGCGATTCCCATGATCACCACGCCGAATGCCGCGAGGGCGACGATCTCCCGGGAAAAAGCTTCGATGCCGACCCCTTTGAGCATCAGCGAGCGGATGATGACCAGATAGTAGCGGAGGGGGGTCAGATGGGAAATGATCTGCAGCGCGGGGGGCATGGCTTCCAGCGGGAAGAAGAAGCCCGAGAGGAAGATGCTGGGCAGGAGGGTCATCCAGACGGTCAGCATAGCCTCCTGCTGGGTGTTGGCCAAGGTCGAAGCGAGAATTCCAATCCCCAGGCTCGACAGCAGAAACAATCCCGAAAGCAGGGCGATCAACACGAGATCGCCGCGCACCGGAACGCCGAACCACCAATGGCCGAGGGCGATCACCTCAAAGGTGTTCAGGAACGACAGCAGCACGTACGGCAGGAGTTTGCCGATGATGAGTTCCAGCGGGCGGATCGGGGTGACGATCAGCTGTTCGATCGTGCCGCGTTCCCGTTCGCGGACGATGGCGGTGGCGGTGAGGATCGAGGTCAGGGCCTGCAAAATCACACCGATCACCCCGGGAATGGAGAAGTAGGCGCTGACCAAATCCGGGTTGTACCAGACCTGGGTGAGCACTTCGAGCGGCGCCTCGACGGCCGCGACGGAGCCGCGGCGGGCCATGCGTTCGGCCAGGACGGAGGCGGCGTGGGCTTGGCCGATCATTTGGGCGGCCGAGAGGGCGGTCGAAGCGACGGTCGGATCCGAGCCATCGAAGACGAAGGCGATCTGGGCTTTTGCGCCGCCGGAGATCAACTCCCCGTACCCGGCGGGGATGATCACCCCGGCGCGGGCGATCCCGCCGTCGATCATCGCCCGCAATCCTTCCTCCGAATCCGCGTCGCCGATCAGGCGGAAATAATCCGCCGCCCGGTAGGCGTCGAGCAGCGCGCGGGATTGGGGGCTGCGGTCCTGGTCGAGGACGATCAGCGGCACGTTGCGGACGTCGTTGGTGGCGGCGTACCCGAGCAGGAGCATGTTCATGATCGGGATCGCGATCACCAGCACCAGCGTGCGCGGATCGCGGCGGATTTGGAGGAATTCCTTGCGGATCAGAGCCAGCAGGCGCGGGAGGGACATGCTCACACGGCTCCTGCAGGGGCCGGCGCCAGCACCCCGTGAAGGTAGATTTCGATGAAATCGTCCAGGCAATCGGTCCGCATGGATTTGGGGAGGAACTTCCAGATCATGATTTCCGATACGTAGTAGGAAATGAACAGGCCGCCGAACGAGCGGATCAGGACGGGCAGAGGGATCGGCCGCAGGCTGCCCTGCTTGCGGGTCACCGACCGGGTGAATTCCACGAGGCGGGGGATGAAATCGGAAAACAGCGCCGGGATGTGGCGGCTGTCGAATTCGACGATTTCGATCAGCATCAGGCGGAGAAAGCCCGGCTCCCGGTCCAGGACCTGGAGGATCCGCCGCGCGGCCTGGCGCAGAAAATCCTCGACCGTATCGCCCCGGACCTCGGCCAGGGCGGGGAGGATGTGGGTGTAGGGGTGGTGCTCGTGCAGGACGGCGACGAACAGGTCGTCCTTGTTTTTAAAGTGGTTGTAGGCCGCGGCGACGCTTAATTTTGCCCGGGCGGCGATGTCGCGCATGCTTGTCGCATGGTAGCCCCGCTTGAGGAACACCGCATACGCCGCCCGGAGGATGGCGCCGCGGGTCTCCGCTGGTTTGACGTCCCTTTTCCTGGCCATGGATTCCTCCAAGAAATAAACGAACGTTCATTCATTATAGGACGAACGGGATTTGTGTCAAGAGGGGCATGGATATTGGCGGGCCAATAAGAGCAATCCCATGCTTCTGGATCGTCGTCCCGATCCAAGCTCATGACAGGCGGCCGCCCTTGCCCATCCGCCGGCCTCGCGGAATACTCCGGTTCCCGGTTGTTGGGAACCGGAGTGTCTGTGAAGCGGAATATTCATGGCGGGAATGCGGCCGTTGCATCCCTGGATCCCGGCTTGGAACTCGCCGGGATGACGAACCAATTCCTGCATGGGTTTCTCCAAAAACGCCGTCCTCTCGGTTAATGGACGGCCGCGGGCGGACCGAATCACAAAAAAAGAGCAGAAGCGGGGATTTCCAACGCGGGGCGATTAATTCGGAGTCACACGCAGGATCGTAATTGCTCCGGAGGAAAAGACTTGCGGCTGTAGGCCGTCCGCGGAGGCGCCGCAGGAGGGTTGATCCCCCGGACAGAGGACATACTCCACCCGCCGATCGGCGAGAATGCGCGACCGGACCGCCGGATCCGCGGTTTGGTAGAACGCCTCCACGTCCCGCAGCGCCCGGACGGCGTCGGGAGTCTCCATCGGATGGCCGTAGACCACGCGCACGCCGGCCAAACCGGGCAGCCATTTGCCGAGCTCGGGGGGAGCCAAGACGACCGACCCGCCTGCGTTGGCGTTCAACCAATCCGCAGCGGCGGCTTCGTCGCGGCTGAGGAACAGCGCCGGGTTGCGGGCAAGCCCCGCGGCCAGGAGCGCCAACAGGAAAACCAGGTTGGTTATCAGCAGGGGAACGCCGGCGGCCAGCAAGCGTCCGCGGGATAGGGAGGGGCGGAAAACCCAAGCTTCGAGCTTCGGGGCGGCCAGCGCCGCCAGGGGGATCCACATCCCCAGCATCAGCCGCCGCTGGAGGGAAAACGGCGCGTAGAGGAGGAGGAGGTTGACCGCGAACCACACAATCAGCAGGAAGCGCTTCTCATCGATCGACCGGAGTTGCTCCCGCCACGGCGCCCTGATCCGCAGCCTGTCCGCCAAGGAAACCAAAACGGCCGCGCCGGGCAGGCCGAGGGAAAGCGCGATGTCCCACACCGGCGGCGTGGGCGTTTGGTTTTGCGAGAACCAGTCCGCAAAGGCGGGCAACGCTCGAAGGATCCAGAAATCGTACAGAATCCAAGGAAGAATCCCCGCCGCCGCGGCGGATATTCCCGCCAGGGACCCGTCCGGAAAACGGCCGCGGGTCAGGCGCATCCATGCCGCCCAAACCGCGAGCGCGAACCCAAGCGGAAGAAAGGCGAACGGCTGGATTGCGCCCAGCGACGTTCCGCAGAGAAAAACCAAGGCCAGCGAAAGCGGAGATTGGCGCCGGGCCGGCAGGGCGATCCGCATCGCCAGCAGCAGAACCAGCGCCGTTGCCAGCGGGAAATGCGCGCTCGTAAACATCCCCAGGAAGGGAATGTATTCCGCCACCCATAAGTCGGCGGTGAAGGATCCGAAGACTACGGCGAGGAAGCCCAGACCCGATCCGAAGCCCGTGATCAGCCAGGCGGCGGCACGGGCGCGCGGGGAGAATCCGATCCGGCCGAAGAATTCCCAGGCCGCGGTCAGGAAAAAAACGCCTCCCAGGATCCGCGCCGCGTGCCACACGACGATCAGCGGCAACCCCAGCAGGCGTGCGCAGTGGCCGAGGAAAAGGTAGAAGGAGAAGATCAGCGCGCCCGGGCCGGGATCCTCGGTGAAGGCCAGCGTGTAGAGGTATTGTCCGTCGTACCCCTGGCGCATCTTCGCCAGGTAGGAAGCGGCGTCGTAGGGATTGAACAGGAATCCGGAAAAGCGCATGTCGCCGGCGGAGGCGTACGCGGCTGCATAGGGGATCAACGTGAGCAGGGCGAAGAGAAGCGAAATTCCGATGATCGGCCAACGGGATCGCATGCGTGTCCCTCCCCGGCGCGGGTCAACGCATCCGCGCGGCTCGCCATCGGCGGCGGAGGGCGTCGCGCCCCCAATCCGCCAGGTCGCGCGGCCGGAGCGTCATGCGGAACAGATCCCGGTAGGATTCGTCGCCGGTGAGCATGCCCCAGATCGTCCGCGCCAGGATCTTTTTCTGCTCCGGCCGCCGCTCGTCGAGCCGCAGACTGTAGAGGAAGGCGGAGGCGAGGCGGGTGTTTTTCATGATCGTGTTGCTGATTCCGAACAACAATTCACCGTAGCGGTTGTCGGCGGCGATCCGCCGCGCGCCGGGGGCGTAGCCGGATTCGAACGCCGAGGCGCTGACGCCCTCGCGGAGGGCCGCGTCCATCGCCAGCCGCGACGTGATGAAGGCCGAATGGATCCCGTCCTTGTACAGCCGGGCGACGGCCGAATCCCCCACCGCCACCCACCGGTCCCCGAAGAAGCGGCTGGCGGCTTGCAGCGGGACCCGCGGCCCGCAGCCGCAGCGGCTTTCCGGTGCGGCGGGAAGGTATTCGGAGAGCGGCTGGCGCTGGGCGCGGAAGAATTCTCCGATCGGGTCCGGCCCCAGGCCGTGCCCCAACAGCGAGACGTTGAGGTAATCCCGTTTGGGAACCAGCACCCCGAACAACAGGCCTTTGGGATCGCCGAAGAAGGCCGCCACGGTGTGGGCCGGCCAGCCGGGGGGTTTGGGGATCTCATCCTGGGCCATGATCTCGACCGGCGGCGGAACGTACCCGTACACCGGATCGAGGACCGGGCGGCTGTTGACGCCGTGGGCGACGACGACCAGGTCGGCGGCGGTCGATTCGGAATCAGTGTGCACGACGGGCCCCGCCTGCCACCCGACGGAACGCACCTGCTCCGGGACGTAGACGGCGCCGCGCGCCCGCGCTTCGGCGAGCAGGAAGGCGTCGAAGCTTTCGATCGGTTCGCCGGCGTGGATCCGCGGGCCGCGGCCGCGGTAGACGCTGAGGATCCTGCGCCCCGGCCGGGGTTGGGGCAGGCGGATGACCTTGCCGAGGATGTGGACCCGGTATTCCTCGATGGTCTCCTGGATCACCTTGGGGGGTACCTGCAGACCGATGGATTCCATCGCCAGCAGCGCGTTGGCCGAGACGATCCCGGCGCAGCCCTTGCAGCTCGCCGCCCCGCGCGCCTCGCGGACAAAGCGCGGATCAAAGATCCGCACGTCCAGGCGCCGCGAAGCCGCGCGGGCGCGTTCCAGCAGATGGATGGCGGCGAAGCAGCCGGCCGGGCCGCCGCCGATGATGCATACCCGGCTGTTCTCCTGCAACAGCATGTCCACTCCTTGGGGAGGATGATAGCATCCCGGCCGGGAAAACGAAACCCCGGGTCGGCGGCAAGGATCACCAGCGGCGGCCGGAGAGAGTCAACAACCGTCGGGGTTCGCCGCGAATGGGGCTCAGGACGCCGGAATCCACCGGCCGGGTAGTTCCTTTGAGGGAATCAAAACCGGTACGCGGTTTGGCCGTCCGCCGGCGAGAAGGTATTCGCCGGCGACCCCTTTCCACTCCGCGCCGGACCGCCAATAAGAGAGAATTTCCGCCCGCGGCGGCGGCCGGCGGATATCGGCCGCGGAACCTTGCATCAACGGCAGAAGGCAAAGGGTGACGGAATCGTAAACGAGCGCGGCGAGCGGAGGCGGCTCCACGCCGTGGCGGTTTCGGAAATCCTCGGCAAAAAAGCCGGTTGGGCCATCCGCCTCAATGCCTTGGGCGGCGGGTGAGTAGTACAGGGCGATGCGGTTGGAATGAATCCCCGGCGAAGGAAGACCTTGCGCCGCAGGGGCCGCGAGGAACAGGGCGCCGTTGTATTCCGCGGCTTCCAAATCCGCCAGAAGAACGGGGGCGTAATCCAGGTCTCCCGCAGAATAAACCAACTGTGGCGGCGCCGAGCGCAGGGGAGGGATCCAGGGGGAAGTCCGCCGGTCCGGCGAGAGCTCATATTCGGAGATGTCCAATCCAAGCTGCAAGGCGCGCAGGCGGAAACCGTCGCCGACGGCCCGGGAACGTCCTTCGGGATCCGCCAACAGGTACACCGTTGTGAAACCTTGTGCGGCGGCCCATTCGGCGTCGGCTGCGCCGTGCCGGCCGGCTTCCGGAGCCAACCATAGGAGTTCCGGCATCGGGGCGGCTTTTGGAAATGAAGCGGTTTCCGCCGGCAGGACGGCCGGAATTCCGGCCGCATGGAGGACTTCGGCGGCGGCCAAGTTGCCTGCGGTCGAGGTGTGCAGCACGGCGCACAGTGTGTCGGACCGGGCGGCGATCCGGGACACGGCGGCGGAGAGGGCTGCCGCTGAATCGGGCGCATCCACGGCGGTGAGGTCGATCCGCCAGCCGGCTTGGATCAGCGCGGAAGACATATCCTCCAGCGCCATTCCAGCGGCCAGCCGGATTCCCTCGCCGGAAGCCGCTTGCGGTCCGGTCAGGTCGGTCAGCAGGATGATCTGATGGGAACGGGTGGTTTCGCTGCAACCGGCAAGGATCCCCGCCCACAGCAGAACGAGAGCGATGGAGCGGACCGTCATCGATCGGAGACTTCCCAGTTGATGCGGTCCAGTTCCGCCAGGAGGATGTCGTTGGAGGGCAGATCCGGCGCGGAAGCGCCGTCGTATCGGTAGCGAATCCGGCTTGCGCGGTCCACGAGGACCACGCTGGGCAGCCGTCCCTTGTCGAAAATGTCCACCCGCTGCTGATAGAGTTCGGCGACGCGGTTGTCGGAATCCGAAAAACCCGGAAAGGGGAAGTTCTCCCGCTGCCAATAATCCTGGATCTGATCGGGCCGGTCGGGGTCGATGACGAGAATCACCGCCCGGCGCTTCTGGAACTCCTCGTATCCACGGCGCAGTTGGGAAAGATGACGGCGGCAGAACGGGCAGGAAAGGCCGCGGTTGAACACCAGGACCAGGTTCGCATGGCCGTGGAAGGTGGACAGGGTGACTGGATACCTGTGGGTATCCACGAGTTGGAAATCCGGAGCGGAGGGAAAGGTATCAGACAAGGAACGGCCTCCCGATGCGGCGGGGACAATCCGATTATATATGCAATCCGCGGAATGCGGATTCCGCCGTCCCTCCGAGGAAAATCGTCGAGGGGCCATGATATAATTTTCTCTTACGGCGCAAGCGGTTTATTTTGACAGAATAATTTCAACCTACCATCACCGGCGTTATTGGTTCTGCCCGTCACCCCGGCGCTTGCCCTCGCGCCTGCCCTCGCGCCTCCCCTCGCGCCTGCCCTCGCGCCTGCCCTCGCGGAGCGGGGGGAGCGGGGGGAGCGGGGGGAGCGGGCGGAGCGGGGGTGCTCGAAGCCGGGGTCCGGTATTTTTCAAAGTGGCAATGGATGCCGGCTGAGATCGCCCCCGGCGAAGAACACGCCGAGGGCGGGCGCCGGCATGACGATCGCTGGCCGAGCAACGACGTTTTTCTTAATCGTTCGCAGGTGAAGAATCCCATCGGAACCGGAATGGCGGAAGGGAAGGAATGCGCGGCAAAGCGTACCTCTTGATCTTCGCCCTGTGCGCCGCCGCTTCGGCGGGGTGCGATTTCACCCTGCTCGCCCCCGCACCGGCCTTCACGCCGACCGCTACGCCCACGGACACCCCGCTCCCTACCGTCACGCCGTCGCCGACCGATACTCCATACCCTACGCGCACCGCTTCCCCCACGCCGATCCCCGGCATCGAAGAGCCGGTGCAGGTCGGAGAAGCCACCCTGCGGATCACCAAAGCCCTCCGCCGGGATGTCTACCGTTGCGGAGATACCTCCGTGGCGGTGGAAGATCCGGAATCGAAGGAATTCCTCGTTATTATATGGAATGTCGTCAAAGGGCCGCAGCTTGCCGCGGCCGAAGTGGAGGAATGGCTGCGCGACAACGACATCGATGGGATCCGGCTGGAATTTCGAAACGGCGCCGGTCAAACGTGGAGGGAGCACATCGGATACCGTTGCCCCATTCGCAACCGCAATACGTACGTGATAACCGAAATCCATACGGCTTTTCTCGTCGATCGGGATGCCGAGCGGTTTATCCTGATTCTGCCGGAAGGAGGGGAAATCCCTTTGGAATCCCTCCTGCCTTCCTGATCCTTCCTTTTTCCGAATCCCGCACATTCACCTTGGCCTAAACGCCCGCCGCGGAAGGATGCGGCCGATAGAGTACCGCCGGATCGGCGCCGGCGGGCTTCGGAGGATTTAAGCGGCGATCTTGGAGAGGCTCTCCGCGCGGCGGCAAATGGCGCGAATCAGGCCGGAAAAAATTGCGGAATGGATCGGTTTGAGAAAATGCCAATAGAGGATTCCCAGGAATCCCTTGGGCAGGTAATACGCCGTAAGCAGCAGGCGGGTTTTTCCGTTTTCGAACGGCAGGGCGAGGAACTCCAGCCAGCCCAATCCGAACATGCGCATCTCCGCGCGCAGGCGGAGCATCCGCCCTTGGTCCACCTTCTCCACCCGCCAGAAATCGATCACGTCCCCCGGGCGCACCTGATGGGGATGCCGGCGGCCGCGGATCCGTCCCACTCCGCCCGCCAGCCGGTCCAGCCAGGCGCGGAGGCGCCAAAGCCAATCCATGTAGAACCATCCCTGTTCGCCTCCAAGGGAGGTGAACACGTGGAACACTTCCTCGGGGGCGGCGGCGGCCAAACGCTGACGGTGCTCGAGGATCAGCCCTTCTTGGGATTCCAAATGGCCGGGCGGCAGGTCCCCCTGGCTGCTGGCCAGCGCGTCGGACCAGGCGGTCTCCACTTTTCCCTGTTCCATCCGCTGGATCGCACGGCGCAGAGATTCGCGGTAATGCATCAGCGGCAGACGACCGAAGACTCCTTCGGCCGTGTGCGTGTTCACCACCGCCGGCCGGCGGAGGCTTTCGATCCGGGTGCGGGCAAGCTCGTCCGGGATGGGCGTCATCCAGTGCACCCACTGCGCAGAAATCCAAGGCAGGTGCGCGGGCAGGGGGATCATCCAGCGCCGCTCGCCGCGTTCCTGCGCGTAGGCGCGCATCATTTGGAGCAGGGTGGTCACCTCCGGCCCGCCGATTTCGATCACCTTGCCCCGCGCGGTCGGCGTGCAGACGGCTAGCAGCAGGTATCCCAAAAGGTCGCGGATGGCGATCGGCTGAATGGGGGTGAAGAGCCACTTCGGACAGAGGATCACCGGCGAGCGCTCGGTGATGTAGCGGACGATTTCGAACAGCACGCTGCCGCTGCCCACCACCGGCCCGGAGCGGAACTCGGTAAGGGGGACGCCGGACCGCCGCAGCGCGCCGGCGGTCCGGCGCTGGGAGGCGAGTAAGCCGGAGCGGTCGCCGGTTTCATCGCCCAACCCGCCGAGGAAAATGATCTGACGGATTTGGGCCGCGCGGGCCGCCTCCGCAAACCGCTCCGCCACGGCAAGGTTGCGCTCGAGGAACGCGGTTCCCCCGCGCTGGGAATGGAGCAGGAAAAACGCGGCGTCGACGCCGCGCATGGCCTCCGTCAGGGGCGCCCTTTCCCGCGCGTCGCCGGCGGCGACGTCGACCTTGCCGATCCACGGCCGGCCGGCTAGGCGGTCCCGATCGCGGACCAGGACCCGCACGCGGTAGCCGGCCTCCAGCAGGCGCGGCGCCAGGCGGCCGCCGATGTAGCCGGTGACGCCGGTGACGAGGATGCGCGGAGTTTTTTCCTCCATCACGGATTCATCGTCCGAGGGAATCATGGATCACCGCTTCGCCGCCGCTTCGCCGGCCGAATCCAAGCGCGCTATTTCTTCCGGCTCCAGCCGCCACCGCAACGCGCCGATCACATCCTCCGCCTGGCGCCGATTCTTCACCCCGGGAATGGGAATCGCGCCCTTGCCGATGCCCCAGTTCAGCGCCACCTGGGTGAGGGAGGCGCCGCCGTGCGCTTGGCCGATCTCGCGCATGGCGAACAGCAGCGGCTGGACCCGGAGCAGGTACTCGCGGGGAAACCGAAAGCGACGGAACCCCGACGGAGGATCCTGGGCGGAGTACCTTCCGCTGAGAATTCCCTGCATCAGCGGGCTGTAGGCGATGACGGCGATCCCGCGCTCGCGGCAGAGGGAAATCAGGCCGCTGCGTTCCGGCGCGCGTTCCAGCAGGCTGTACGCGATCTGATTCGAAGCCAGGGGGATTCCGCGCCGGGCGAGGGCTTCGTATGCCGCCCGGGTGCGCCGGGCGTCATAATTCGAGACCCCCGCCGCAAGGATCAGGCCGGATTGAACCGCGTCGGCGAGCGCGTCCATCCAGACCGGGATGGGAACCGGGGGAAGGGGTCCGTGTATCTGGTACAGGTCGATGCGATCCAGTCCGAGCCGCCGCAGACTGCCGCGCAAGGCGCGGAGCAGGCTGCCCTTGCCCAGCCGGTGCGGAAAAGGGAAGAACTTGGAGGCGACGACCGCCCGGCGGTTCCCTTGGGCGAGGAACTTCCCGAGCAAGGTTTCCGATTTTCCGAGCCCGTACACTTCGGCGGTGTCGAAGAAGCCGATTCCCGCCTGCAGGCAGGCATCGAAGGCGGCGCGGATATCTGCTTCGTGATAGCCTTGCTCATACCCCCAGAACATCTTGTCGCCCCATGCCCAGGTTCCGATCCCGAGCGGCGGAACCCTTAGGGTTGTCTGTCCAAGGGGAAGGACTGGCGGATTCATGGATTTCTTATTATATAACCGTCGCGCCGGCACACGGGGGCGGCCGGTTCCCGGGGGTGGGGATGGGCCGGGGATTAAATGGTAAACTCAGCGCGGAGGGCGGAGATGTCTCTGGGAAACGTCGCCATCATCAGTTCCGGAGAAACCTCGCCAAGCGGGGGGATTGTCTACCGAAAATTATTCTCGTCCACGCCGCACGGCCTCCGAATCGCCATCCTGGAGACTCCGGCGGGTTTTGAACTCAACTCCGCCCGGGTAGCCGGGCGGGTGGGGGATTACATTACGCTGCGGGCGGGCGAGTTTTCACCGCGGGTCGACGTCATCCCGGCGCGCAGGAAAGGGACGGCGTTCAGCCCGGACGCGCCCGAAATCCTGCAGCCGCTGGCGCATGCCGATTGGATTTACCTGGGAGCTGGAAGCCCGACCTACGCCGTGCGGCAGCTGCGCGGCAGCCTGGCATGGAGGCAATTGCTCGCCTGTTGGCAGCAAGGAGCCGGTTTGGTGCTGGCCAGCGCCGCCGCGCTGGCTGTCGGCGCCTTCACCCTCCCGGTCTATGAAATCTTTAAAGTCGGGGAGGATCCCGAATGGAAGCCGGGGCTGGACCTGTTCGCCGGATTGGGGTGGAAGCTGGCGGTTGTCTCGCATTGGAACAACACCGACGGCGGGGAAGAGCTGGACACCAGCCGATGCTTTATCGGGCGCGAACGGTTCGACGTGATGCTGGGTATGCTCCCCCCGGAGGCGGCGGTTCTCGGATTGGACGAGCACACGGCGGCGATCCTGAATTGGGAGTCGGGCCGGGCCAGCGTGGAAGGAAGGGGGGC
This region of Anaerolineales bacterium genomic DNA includes:
- a CDS encoding ABC transporter permease; this encodes MSLPRLLALIRKEFLQIRRDPRTLVLVIAIPIMNMLLLGYAATNDVRNVPLIVLDQDRSPQSRALLDAYRAADYFRLIGDADSEEGLRAMIDGGIARAGVIIPAGYGELISGGAKAQIAFVFDGSDPTVASTALSAAQMIGQAHAASVLAERMARRGSVAAVEAPLEVLTQVWYNPDLVSAYFSIPGVIGVILQALTSILTATAIVRERERGTIEQLIVTPIRPLELIIGKLLPYVLLSFLNTFEVIALGHWWFGVPVRGDLVLIALLSGLFLLSSLGIGILASTLANTQQEAMLTVWMTLLPSIFLSGFFFPLEAMPPALQIISHLTPLRYYLVIIRSLMLKGVGIEAFSREIVALAAFGVVIMGIAALRFRKRLD
- a CDS encoding redoxin domain-containing protein, whose product is MSDTFPSAPDFQLVDTHRYPVTLSTFHGHANLVLVFNRGLSCPFCRRHLSQLRRGYEEFQKRRAVILVIDPDRPDQIQDYWQRENFPFPGFSDSDNRVAELYQQRVDIFDKGRLPSVVLVDRASRIRYRYDGASAPDLPSNDILLAELDRINWEVSDR
- a CDS encoding TetR/AcrR family transcriptional regulator, producing MARKRDVKPAETRGAILRAAYAVFLKRGYHATSMRDIAARAKLSVAAAYNHFKNKDDLFVAVLHEHHPYTHILPALAEVRGDTVEDFLRQAARRILQVLDREPGFLRLMLIEIVEFDSRHIPALFSDFIPRLVEFTRSVTRKQGSLRPIPLPVLIRSFGGLFISYYVSEIMIWKFLPKSMRTDCLDDFIEIYLHGVLAPAPAGAV
- a CDS encoding DUF2867 domain-containing protein — encoded protein: MIPSDDESVMEEKTPRILVTGVTGYIGGRLAPRLLEAGYRVRVLVRDRDRLAGRPWIGKVDVAAGDARERAPLTEAMRGVDAAFFLLHSQRGGTAFLERNLAVAERFAEAARAAQIRQIIFLGGLGDETGDRSGLLASQRRTAGALRRSGVPLTEFRSGPVVGSGSVLFEIVRYITERSPVILCPKWLFTPIQPIAIRDLLGYLLLAVCTPTARGKVIEIGGPEVTTLLQMMRAYAQERGERRWMIPLPAHLPWISAQWVHWMTPIPDELARTRIESLRRPAVVNTHTAEGVFGRLPLMHYRESLRRAIQRMEQGKVETAWSDALASSQGDLPPGHLESQEGLILEHRQRLAAAAPEEVFHVFTSLGGEQGWFYMDWLWRLRAWLDRLAGGVGRIRGRRHPHQVRPGDVIDFWRVEKVDQGRMLRLRAEMRMFGLGWLEFLALPFENGKTRLLLTAYYLPKGFLGILYWHFLKPIHSAIFSGLIRAICRRAESLSKIAA
- a CDS encoding FAD/NAD(P)-binding protein translates to MLLQENSRVCIIGGGPAGCFAAIHLLERARAASRRLDVRIFDPRFVREARGAASCKGCAGIVSANALLAMESIGLQVPPKVIQETIEEYRVHILGKVIRLPQPRPGRRILSVYRGRGPRIHAGEPIESFDAFLLAEARARGAVYVPEQVRSVGWQAGPVVHTDSESTAADLVVVAHGVNSRPVLDPVYGYVPPPVEIMAQDEIPKPPGWPAHTVAAFFGDPKGLLFGVLVPKRDYLNVSLLGHGLGPDPIGEFFRAQRQPLSEYLPAAPESRCGCGPRVPLQAASRFFGDRWVAVGDSAVARLYKDGIHSAFITSRLAMDAALREGVSASAFESGYAPGARRIAADNRYGELLFGISNTIMKNTRLASAFLYSLRLDERRPEQKKILARTIWGMLTGDESYRDLFRMTLRPRDLADWGRDALRRRWRAARMR
- a CDS encoding ABC transporter substrate-binding protein, with amino-acid sequence MTVRSIALVLLWAGILAGCSETTRSHQIILLTDLTGPQAASGEGIRLAAGMALEDMSSALIQAGWRIDLTAVDAPDSAAALSAAVSRIAARSDTLCAVLHTSTAGNLAAAEVLHAAGIPAVLPAETASFPKAAPMPELLWLAPEAGRHGAADAEWAAAQGFTTVYLLADPEGRSRAVGDGFRLRALQLGLDISEYELSPDRRTSPWIPPLRSAPPQLVYSAGDLDYAPVLLADLEAAEYNGALFLAAPAAQGLPSPGIHSNRIALYYSPAAQGIEADGPTGFFAEDFRNRHGVEPPPLAALVYDSVTLCLLPLMQGSAADIRRPPPRAEILSYWRSGAEWKGVAGEYLLAGGRPNRVPVLIPSKELPGRWIPAS
- a CDS encoding efflux RND transporter periplasmic adaptor subunit, whose translation is MKANLRRLLPAAAVVLLAGAAAAWYFVSRNGSQTRGPITASGTVEAVEVVISPEFSGKVAEVMVDQGETVAAGQALFRLDGTLLQAQRTQAEAGRAAAQAGLETARAASTTAQIQYQQILEAARLAESPSCTPSPAGYQPPEFELPAWYFTKQEQIAAMEAEVEAAGKALETERENLQRLMNDPDYAGILAAEQRLAQARAAYLTSQDALAKARAAGDSDLIDAAQEQFDSARDDLESAQQAYDESLQTEQGRTLIEARARLRAAEERYLAALERLARLHTGEDSYAVKLAAAAVQQAEAAVAQAEQAVAQAQAQLDSIDAQIGKLTVTAPSDGTVIVRSVEPGEIAAAGSTALILGRLDRLTITVYIPEDRYGEIRLGGTVAIAVDSFPGRTFSGSVTRIADRAQFTPRNVQTEEGRRTTVFAVEITVTGSGSDLKPGMPADVTFGE